The Maniola jurtina chromosome 1, ilManJurt1.1, whole genome shotgun sequence genome has a window encoding:
- the LOC123866279 gene encoding signal peptidase complex subunit 2: MTNETPEVVKINKWDGAAAKNAIDDAIREVFTGELKCKESFALIDGRLFLCALAVGVALYALLWDYLYPFPQSRLVLIICVSSYFILMSILTLYTTFKEKGIFVVAKEKVDNNTRVWEASSYVKKHDDKYNLVLVMRDSNGKTREASVNKSFANFIDTNGTVVQPLIVNEITKLYNSLSSEKKEK; the protein is encoded by the exons ATGACAAACGAAACGCCTGAG GTAGTTAAAATCAACAAATGGGATGGCGCTGCTGCTAAGAATGCAATTGATGATGCCATCAGAGAG GTTTTCACTGGTGAGCTGAAGTGTAAGGAAAGTTTTGCACTAATAGATGGACGCCTCTTCCTATGTGCTCTGGCAGTGGGAGTAGCTCTTTATGCTCTACTGTGGGACTACCTTTACCCATTCCCACAATCAAg actgGTACTTATAATCTGTGTATCTTCATACTTCATCCTCATGAGCATCCTGACTTTGTACACAACATTCAAAGAGAAGGGCATATTTGTGGTGGCCAAGGAAAAAGTGGACAACAACACCAGGGTCTGGGAAGCTAGTTCATACGTCAAGAA GCATGACGACAAATACAACCTAGTGCTTGTAATGAGGGACTCCAACGGCAAGACACGCGAGGCCTCCGTCAACAAGTCCTTCGCCAACTTCATAGACACAAACGGCACTGTCGTCCAGCCGCTCATAGTCAACGAGATCACTAAGCTGTACAACTCACTCTCATCTGAGAAGAAAGAAAAGTGA